In Thermococcus stetteri, a genomic segment contains:
- a CDS encoding FprA family A-type flavoprotein: MPGVRVEKLCTDPELYIIRVDDDRIRYFEATWEIPEGITYNAYLMKLDGAVVLFDTTKKEYTDLFMDALRKLVDPKEITHIIVNHTEPDHSGALPKVLEENGYRAQVIGTQFARNLLQGFYGDKVVENFKVVKDGEEMKIGGKTFRFIAVPWLHWPDTMITYVVEDRLIFSCDAGGGYGIPDAIDDSDEEIVKEYLPHVTKYIVTVIGHYHKYIVQNIKKLKELGIVEEAKMILPGHGLVWKKNPLRIFRYYEAVGAGVPEKDKVLVVYDSMYGFVEKKMEIVLDELKKLGKKPVVYRFTDKEAPAVSDILGDVPSAEALVIGASTYEAEIHPRIRYALYEIVDKANYEKPVLIVGAFGWAGVAGRKIETMITRSKFDHVATVESKGYPTEEDEKKLREAVRKLVQWVS, from the coding sequence ATGCCCGGAGTCCGGGTTGAGAAGCTCTGCACTGATCCTGAGCTGTACATCATAAGGGTTGACGATGACAGGATAAGGTACTTCGAGGCCACGTGGGAGATACCTGAAGGGATAACCTACAACGCTTATCTGATGAAGCTCGACGGGGCTGTTGTCCTCTTCGACACGACGAAGAAGGAGTACACCGACCTTTTCATGGACGCGCTCAGGAAGCTCGTTGACCCGAAGGAGATAACCCACATAATCGTCAACCACACCGAGCCAGACCACAGCGGCGCCCTGCCCAAGGTTCTCGAGGAGAACGGCTACAGGGCGCAGGTGATAGGAACCCAGTTCGCGAGGAACCTCCTCCAGGGCTTCTACGGTGATAAGGTCGTCGAGAACTTCAAGGTCGTCAAAGACGGCGAAGAGATGAAGATAGGCGGGAAGACCTTCCGCTTCATAGCCGTCCCGTGGCTCCACTGGCCGGACACGATGATAACCTACGTCGTTGAGGACAGGCTGATATTCTCCTGCGATGCCGGCGGCGGCTACGGCATTCCCGATGCAATCGATGACAGCGATGAGGAGATCGTGAAGGAGTACCTCCCGCACGTGACCAAGTACATCGTCACAGTCATCGGCCACTACCACAAGTACATCGTCCAGAACATCAAGAAGCTCAAGGAGCTAGGAATCGTTGAGGAAGCCAAGATGATACTCCCAGGCCACGGGCTCGTGTGGAAGAAGAATCCCCTCAGGATATTCAGATACTACGAGGCCGTTGGAGCTGGAGTTCCAGAGAAGGACAAGGTTCTCGTCGTCTACGACTCTATGTACGGCTTCGTCGAGAAGAAGATGGAGATAGTCCTCGACGAACTGAAGAAGCTCGGAAAGAAGCCCGTTGTCTACCGCTTCACCGACAAGGAAGCCCCCGCTGTCAGCGACATCCTCGGCGATGTTCCGAGCGCAGAAGCCCTTGTCATAGGGGCTTCGACCTACGAGGCCGAGATACACCCGAGGATACGCTACGCCCTATATGAAATCGTCGATAAGGCCAACTACGAGAAGCCTGTTCTCATCGTCGGTGCCTTCGGATGGGCCGGCGTCGCTGGGAGAAAGATCGAGACGATGATCACCAGGAGCAAGTTCGACCATGTTGCAACGGTTGAAAGCAAGGGCTACCCGACCGAAGAGGACGAGAAGAAGCTGAGAGAGGCCGTTAGAAAGCTCGTCCAGTGGGTTTCCTGA
- a CDS encoding ABC transporter ATP-binding protein has translation MPVIKVKNVKKYYGDVRGVENLSFSVEKGEIYGFLGPNGAGKTTTVKILVKIIRDYSGEVRVLGKDLREWGKDYYNRIGVSFEFPAVYSRLTALENLEFFASFYKKHLDPMEVLKMVGLDKEADQLVSGFSKGMRKKLDIARALLPDPDILFLDEPLEGLDPASARNFKDLFLEMRESGKTIFLTTHNMYVADELCDRVAFIVDGSVRLVDNPGELKVKMGKRLVKVEYVENGSVKTAEFPLEGIGQNEGFLEILKNHEIRRINMEEPTLEEIFLKVTGRRLV, from the coding sequence ATGCCCGTTATCAAGGTTAAGAACGTTAAGAAATATTACGGCGACGTTAGGGGCGTTGAGAACCTGAGCTTCTCCGTGGAAAAGGGTGAAATCTACGGCTTCCTCGGGCCGAACGGGGCAGGAAAGACAACCACCGTCAAAATCCTCGTCAAGATAATCAGGGACTACAGCGGCGAGGTCAGGGTTCTCGGAAAAGACCTGCGCGAGTGGGGCAAGGACTACTACAACAGAATCGGCGTCTCCTTCGAGTTTCCTGCGGTCTACTCCCGCTTAACGGCCCTCGAAAACCTTGAGTTCTTCGCGAGCTTCTACAAGAAGCACCTCGACCCGATGGAAGTCCTCAAAATGGTGGGGCTCGATAAAGAAGCCGATCAGCTCGTATCGGGCTTCTCAAAGGGCATGAGGAAGAAGCTCGACATAGCGAGGGCCCTTCTCCCAGACCCGGACATACTCTTCCTCGACGAGCCGCTTGAGGGCCTCGACCCGGCGAGCGCCAGAAATTTCAAAGACCTCTTCCTCGAGATGAGGGAGAGCGGAAAGACGATCTTCCTAACCACGCACAACATGTACGTGGCCGATGAGCTGTGCGACAGGGTCGCCTTCATCGTCGACGGCTCGGTAAGGTTGGTGGACAACCCGGGCGAGCTCAAGGTCAAGATGGGTAAGAGGCTCGTAAAGGTCGAGTACGTTGAGAACGGGAGCGTCAAGACGGCGGAGTTCCCTCTCGAGGGCATAGGCCAGAACGAGGGGTTCCTGGAGATTCTGAAGAACCACGAGATAAGGAGAATCAACATGGAGGAGCCGACCCTGGAGGAAATATTCCTCAAGGTAACCGGGAGGCGACTCGTATGA